Proteins encoded together in one Bacillales bacterium window:
- a CDS encoding peptidyl-prolyl cis-trans isomerase, with product MPDIIFIKGNVDYTITLDPGAWLFDDRKFNLDDYFRKPHKLGEPPKAYKKRDLMQEEGLSLAVPLKPYLDNAAPKADAADVIIETANGENHELSLAEAENGILAFTKDGTFLNDDGPAHFYHGDGSNQDHPIKQIKQLIVR from the coding sequence TTGCCGGATATCATTTTTATTAAAGGAAACGTAGATTACACGATCACTTTAGATCCCGGGGCGTGGTTGTTCGACGACAGGAAGTTCAACCTCGACGATTATTTCCGTAAGCCGCACAAACTCGGAGAACCTCCGAAAGCGTATAAAAAAAGAGACTTGATGCAAGAGGAAGGGTTGTCGCTCGCTGTCCCGCTTAAGCCATACTTGGACAACGCAGCACCGAAAGCGGATGCCGCCGACGTCATCATTGAAACGGCGAACGGGGAGAACCATGAGTTATCGCTCGCCGAAGCGGAAAATGGCATCCTCGCCTTCACGAAAGATGGAACGTTCCTCAACGACGACGGACCGGCGCATTTTTATCACGGAGACGGATCGAATCAAGATCACCCGATCAAACAGATCAAACAGCTAATCGTTCGTTGA
- a CDS encoding YlaN family protein: MSTEIAAGHREKAFDLLKEDAHKILKLIEVQMENLTMPQCPLYEEVLDTQMFGLSREIDFAVRLGLLDEKDGKQLLETLERQLSALHEASVRK; encoded by the coding sequence TTGTCAACGGAGATTGCTGCAGGGCATCGTGAGAAGGCATTTGATCTTCTGAAAGAAGATGCTCACAAGATCCTTAAGCTGATCGAAGTACAGATGGAAAACTTAACGATGCCGCAATGCCCTCTTTATGAGGAAGTGTTGGATACCCAAATGTTCGGATTGTCCCGCGAGATCGATTTTGCCGTCCGTCTCGGACTGCTTGACGAAAAAGACGGCAAGCAATTGCTGGAAACGCTGGAGCGCCAGTTGTCGGCGTTACATGAGGCATCCGTTCGTAAATGA
- the glsA gene encoding glutaminase A produces MITQEELNHLVEIAKPTARKGQVASYIPALAKADAHDLAAAVYREDGTLISAGQDEKPFTLQSVVKVLCLALAIMDRGTDYVFARVGMEPTGDPFNSIGKLETRKPAKPLNPMINAGALAVTNMLHGATVQEKLGRLLAFVHDLAGNVSIVFNETVASSENKTSYLNRSLCYFMKQHDIITEDVDETIDFYTKMCAIEVNCRDLARIGAVLANDGNDPESDRKIIPGQIVRILKTFMVTCGMYNASGEFAMRVGMPAKSGVSGAILGTVPAGGGIGIYGPALDEKGNSVAGVKLMELLSVQYGLSIFA; encoded by the coding sequence TTGATTACGCAAGAAGAATTGAACCATTTGGTAGAAATAGCCAAACCAACGGCACGAAAAGGACAAGTGGCCTCATACATTCCTGCTCTCGCCAAAGCCGATGCTCACGATTTGGCTGCGGCCGTTTATCGAGAAGACGGAACCTTGATTTCCGCAGGGCAGGATGAGAAACCTTTCACGCTTCAAAGCGTAGTTAAAGTGTTATGTTTGGCGCTGGCGATCATGGATCGCGGAACGGATTACGTGTTTGCGCGTGTCGGAATGGAACCGACAGGAGATCCGTTCAATTCCATCGGTAAATTGGAAACGAGAAAGCCCGCCAAACCTCTGAATCCGATGATTAACGCCGGCGCTCTCGCTGTCACGAATATGCTTCACGGAGCAACGGTGCAAGAAAAGCTCGGCCGTTTGCTGGCGTTCGTCCATGATTTGGCCGGCAATGTTTCGATTGTTTTTAACGAAACTGTTGCCTCTTCCGAAAATAAAACGTCTTATCTCAATCGTTCGCTTTGTTATTTCATGAAACAACACGACATCATTACTGAAGATGTCGACGAAACGATCGATTTTTATACGAAAATGTGCGCGATCGAGGTAAATTGTCGCGACTTGGCTCGTATCGGCGCCGTATTAGCGAACGACGGTAATGATCCGGAATCTGATCGAAAAATCATTCCTGGTCAAATCGTTCGGATTTTGAAAACGTTTATGGTCACATGCGGCATGTATAACGCGTCGGGAGAATTTGCGATGAGGGTCGGGATGCCTGCAAAAAGCGGCGTTTCCGGCGCGATACTCGGAACCGTGCCTGCGGGAGGGGGTATTGGCATTTACGGGCCGGCGCTCGACGAGAAGGGGAACAGCGTCGCCGGGGTGAAGTTGATGGAGCTATTGTCTGTGCAGTACGGCTTAAGTATTTTTGCCTGA